The nucleotide window AGACGACCGATTGAAAATGATCGAACAACTCCTGCCGATCTACTGCATTAATAGCAGATTCTATTAGCAATAAGTATAAAATCTGAAGCTTGAAACCTATAGTTCAAAAAAATCCCAAACTAGAGTTAGAAAGATTTGATATCCAATAGCAACTGACAACTTAGTCTTCTTACCCCAATGATTAGATCGAACACCAAAAAGGAATTTGTACACCTTTGAGCGCTAAAGGGTCCCCTTTATCTCTTCGAGAGTTAGAATCCAGAGATCCCGAACATGCAAAAGGAGTAGAGAATTAGCATCCCTAACTGAACATTCCACTTGAGAAGGAAACGAATGAATAATAGGCATAAGAAAGAACACTTACCCCAAGACCAAACGATAGGCAGAAAAGATATTGGCACAATGGATGCTTGTCggaacttgatgttcaaaagaagCGAGTGCACAAGAACAAGAGGCTCAATAATCGGCCAAGGAGGGaaaacaagaagaagaagaagatgaacatagaAGAGAGCAAGAGTGATTCGgctaaagaaaaccaaaaagagAAAATGATGAGAGGTAGAAGATCAAGTCGACTAATGGTAAATGAGTATAAGAAACGAATTGAGGGAGATGAGAGAATCGGCTAACGCAGAACAACAAGGGAAGTAGTGCTTCACCAAACAGAATAAGACCGAAAGAGAGAATGCTCGCTTGATTAACACAAAAAGATAACAACCAGAGaatagaagaaaaaagaaaatatgcAAACGAAAGAATCTCGAGACAGTACAATACCAAAATTGAGTATAGGAGAATTCGACCACTTCCACACCACACAAAAACGTCCCAACCTTCCCCAAACAGAAACCAAGGCTCCATTTGGCCACAACCTCCTACCAAAcatcccttgattttctccctAATTCTCTCCCCCTGTCCCTCCATAATCTCACCAACCTCCCATTCCAATTCAAACCAAATCCCTTTTTACCAAGTCTCGAACCACTTGTGCAGAGTTTGAGTCAAACTCCACCTCTTGCGCcaccaaaacataaaataaagcccCCCTTGAGTTACCTGTGATTCAAACCCATGCCCATATGAATGCACAACATGCTACttaccactaagccacaaggctttctGTGTCACCAATCAACCATGAATATTTATAAAGCCTAAGTGCCAGCGTTCAGGTTCTTttaagagcaaaaaaaaaaatgctaaaaaagaTGAAACTTGAACTCAAAACTACTCAGACACCCTCAAACACACTTAAATCAACTAACCATTCAAGCAAACATGGACTATATGCCAAAACAAGCAAAATTATAGACCCcatatttttggggcattacaattctaccccctaaaagaaatttcaacctTGAAACTTACCTGTTCAAAATAAATGAGGGTATTAATGCTGCATCGACTCTTCTGGTTCCCAAGTGGCCTTTTTCGTGCCGTGATTGCGCCATAGTACTTTGACCAGAGGAACAGACTTCTTCCTCAATACTTTAACATCACGCTCCAATATCTGCACTGGTTCTTCCTCGATGGTTAGGTCAGGCCTAACTTCAATTTTCTCGATAGGTACGACGTgcgaaggatcagaacgatatcgcctaaGCAGGGAAATGTAGAACACGTTGTGAATTTTCTCCAGCTCCAGGGGCAACTGAAGCTGATATGCAATCGATCCTACTCGCATAAGAATCTGATAAGGCCGTATAAAtctcgggctcagcttgcccttccaTCCAGACCTCATAATTTTCTTCCACGGCGACACCTTAAGGAAGACATAATCCCCCACAGAGTACTCGATCCCTTTACGCTTTAAGTCTGCATAGGACTTTTGCCTATCAAACGCCTCTTTCAACAGCTCTCGAATCAGCTTTACCTTGCTTTCTGTATCAGCAACTAAATTTGGCCCTACAATTCACCGCTCACCCAGCTCAGTCCAACAAGTAGgggtacgacacctacgaccatataaagcttcatacggtgccatccgAATACTGgattgatagctattgttatacacaaattctgccaacggcaaataatcctcccaactgcccctgAAATCCAAAGCACAgcttctcaacatgtcttctaatatctgtattactctctcagactgtcCATCCATCTGCGGATGAAACGCAGTAGTGAAATCCAGTCGTGTACCCAAAGCTTTGTGTATCCTTTTCTGCAACTGAGATGTGAACCTAGGATCTCTATCCAATATGATAGAcactggtaccccatgcaatttTACAATCTCAGCCACATATAACTTAGCCAACTTCTGtaatgaataatcagtgcggacctgtataaaatgagctgacttaatCAGTTGgtctacaatcacccaaaccaaatccttcttagaaggcgtCAAGGGTaaaccactcacaaaatccatagttaccctctcccttttccaaagtggaatcttaactttCTGTAGCAACCCAGAGgtaattggtgctcagccttaacctgctggcacgtcaagCACTTACTCACATAATCAGTAACTTCGCGTTTCAACctaggccaccaatacatcttaTGAAGATCTCGGTATAGcttattcccaccaggatgcatgGCATAAGGGCTACCATGCGCCTCTCGTAGAATAGCCTGCCTCAGCTCAGAATCATTCGGTATACACATTCTTCCTCAGAAACATAACACCCCTTCCCTGCTCAGTCCAAATTCTGAAGTTTCACCCTTTTCCACTTGCTGAAAACGAGGAACTAGTGACTCATCCAACAACTGTTTCTCCTTAATTAGATCAGtccaagtcggtcttacttgcaaTTTAGCTAACACACTACCATCatcgttgtaacaccccttacccgagaccgttgccagagtcggacatgaggggttaacagacttaattcccttatttttgcagtccattttaaaaatttccagactagctggctaactgcgtcactgtcaccttaaaaatcatatcttgagttccaaaactcgaaaatcagttttgtaaattttccctgaaactagacttatatatccatctacaaattgtttctagaatttttggtcaagccaattagtacagtttattggttaaattctcccttgtttcagggttcgactactctgaccttcatgcattacgacttatatatctccctgtacagggcttcaatacttatgccgtttgtttctaaagaaactaaactcgaaaaggaatctataaatatatggcatgacttctaactatctctggttaatttataatgaatttcctaagtccgaacaggaatccgaaaccgcctgccctgtctcacgaaaactttaaaatctcataaaatactgttcatatgatcgtttcattacttccctatgaaaatagattcatcaaggttcaattacataatttattcactatttaattccatttttactattttagtgattttcaaatctaCACCATCGCCGCTATCaagatctatttttaaggtaaaccttacctatttcatagttttccatgaatcaactagagtttgtcatgcatagcatcaaaataatcataattaaccattcccaatggctaatcgttaccaaacatttccatacctctcaatgaacaacatacaagacgattataatgctatgctcaaagtgtatataagccattttagcatggctatccaaatttatacaaaaccaaagggtacatgaccaacaacaaaagggtagtcctatacatgccattttcgagttcaaccaaaagtgtaccaaaagggctttgatagtgtggacgacttcgacttcgacaatcccgagtccgatggtgacgaaccaaaatctataaagcagagattcaaagaacggagtaagcatttaatgcttagtatgttttgagcaataaaattaggcacaatcaagtatagcattcatataactgaacggataatttcatatacacatattctcaaaaatcagtcctacttcacatttccaacccttatattcatacataagggatcaacttaaccaaaggcaaagctcactaatcgatcggcggataatatttaaacgaaatcactactccaatgcatatacgaaacgtaccttatcgttgggattttacgagcgtattaattgaaattattacagcaagatcactcattcccaaaccaagtacctttggggtttagccggatatagctactcgctcaaatgccttcgggacttagcccggttatagtaactcgcacaattgccttcgggacttagcccggttataataactcgcacaaatgccttcgggacttagcccggatatagtaactcgcacaaatgccttcgggcttagcccggttatcaatccgaatatccatgcacatatcaataaatcatgacacatcaatatttcattttcgtaactagaattcaaacacaagtcacttatcaagcattatcattttcagctcaaaagctacatacaaagggcatgattttgattttcttataacataatctaatcgaatcataatctaggtttcattactcgaaaacttacctcggatgtggtcgaacgatttcggcggctattcgataactttttcctttcccttatccaactttgatcctctaagctcttgagcttaataaacaaataaatttattcaattacttatccaactttactatatacaaatatctatttatttagattcatttcgaactaatattaggcaaccgatcatatattctccccatggcgatattcaaacattgtagccaaagaatcacaattatcgaatgtttaactatgatcggacatatgatattacccgtatgtcttaagctaattgctgaacctattgcctcaatttgtgtacatatcaaatatagtaatccttacttgaactattaaccaaccttatcaatgaacaattatacttaaaataccatatatatatatatatatatatatatatatatattcataagtgcatagatactatgttaccaacaattatttccttgcttagcagccgaaccaatatacacattactccatatctacccgtcacgtttactctacttaaaccaaataaacttgcacataaggtccttggccgaacctcactaaaaacaagtcaaccaaaatcttagtattcatcttgtgtataaccttatttaccttccaaaaatcacaaaaacatcaaactcttaatgtttatgtacaaggccgaatcttaacatgatccaacctccaactcattcatttcaatcactcacacggtatttgttcaattctttagacaaatctatgtttggccattgtactcatgagcattaaaatttataatttgactacttaaacccttctcttcaacaattcttcataaaacataaagattataacccaatctcatcctttaataactaaaaccgaatgctcaagccatcaccaagatttcgaaatttttgccatgggttgtgcaagaaattagctaattaacaagaaacaagtttaaaatttaagaatctaacacaacatactaacctccccttaagctcaaggtgaccgaaacctctcttcttcctttcttcaattcggccaagaagaaccaaagaatgaagctttttttttttttcttctttcaattcacggcaatgaagggggcaaccacacacatttgtttttgtttctcctcctactaacactaatattttattgcccatgttctttactttattattcctaacataagcattaacatagcatgtttatgacatgttttgcccataacattttgtccaccctccttgtcatggttgaccacttactaattaagggggaaattgacatgcaagtccacccttttgatctcatgcactaatagatccttatagatcgacctatcacatttcaaaggtgtcacacataagtcctattagctaaattcacatgcaattgactaaatcgaagcttaaaactttcacacattcatattcacatattttagacaataatcattatattcaaataatttggtgactcgatttagcggtcccgaaaccgctttccgactagggtcactttagggctgtcacaatcgtacaggctaagacgagcaaacattgctcttaaatCAGAGACAACTCTACGGCTCAGcgcgtcagctaccacattagctttgcctggatgatactcaattgaacaatcataatccttaagcaactcaatccatcttcgttgcctaagattcaactccttttgagtaaggaggtatttgaggcttttatggtcCGTATAAATAATCGTTCTttccccatataaataatgcctccaaaagTTTTAGCGTAAACACCACCGCCGCCAATTCCAGATCATGAGTGGGATAATTTGCCTCGTGAGGTTTAAGCTGCcacgatgcataagcaaccaccctTCCTTCCTACATTAACACACAGTGTAATCCAATGTGCAATGCATCATTATAAATAGTAAATTCCTTTTCAGGCTCTGGCTGAATCAAAATAGGGGCCTCTGAGGACAATTCCTAACTTGATGCTCTATGGACCCACATCTGAAACACGCTCCAATCTTTTTCCAACACTCACCCAAATAAGATCTTCCATAGTCAGCACAGGGCTACGGTCTTGCAGCAGCAACAGAACCTCCAGCTCGAACTGGCCCATCCAACTTGGCCTTCTTAAAAGGCCTACCTCTAGAACTTGAGGATCTAAAGTCCCTCTTAACTCTGCCCCTATCTTTGTCTCGGTTCTGGCGCTTAGAGCGCTTCACGTTTTCAGCAATCTTCGCTTTCTCGACAAGGGCagcaaagtctcgctccctctgtggagctatcagagtTCTCAATTCATCGCGAAGTCCATCTTCGAACCGCACACAGCGTTCATACTCAGTAGCTACTATCCCACGAGCATAACGACTCAAccgcagaaactctgcctcataagCCACCATAGTCCTGTTCCCTTGGGTCAGGTTCAGAAATTCCTTcctccgggcatccacataacttgtacccacatacttcccttggaagggCGCTTTGAAGAAATCCCATGTTAGACGGTCAGCTTGCGTACCTTCCCTCATAGTGAGACACTATTGATAAGCCTCGTCTCGCAGTAACGATATTGCCATTTCAGTTTCTGTTCCACAGTACAGtcaagatcatccataatccgctccgtagcctctaaccaatattctgccacattcggggctactccagaaacacccctaaagatctccgccccATTGGATCGGAGTCGCTTAGAAAGTGACCCCCGAGCCACTGACCCTGTACTCAATAAATGTaaaaccccaaacccggcctagacgttatggccaaatctggcgtgtcacatcaaatcatttttcaaagttgatttTTCGGGTAAAAATCTATTACTGAATCTAAacccatttattattatttaattaaaattcacGTCAAAACAAGTACCATTACGATTGCCTTTGGTATGTTACTTCAGttaaaatcgcggaagcattttgaatACTTTGTTGTTGGAACCTCGTGTTCCTTAGAAAATCATGCTATTTTGAAAACTCgcgttttcctagactagcagtttaatataagaaacctcaatccaaattaaaacttaaaacccaccaacggccttattacgtaaattaaaacccaaaacaaaaatcTATTAGCAATTTAAAGAagcagaaacagtagtgtggctatccccgaatccctcgcagctccaaaccatctaagcttagggattacctgcacagagaGAAACaaagtgagtttacgaaaactcagtgtgtaatcccaataacaaacataCAGTAAACAACACAGTATTAGTACAGTCttggccaaagccctattcagtaacagtacagtctgggccttagccttaTACAGTAGCATTGTGGGCATTAGCATAATACAGTATCAGTATAAATGCGTAATATAACCCATCCCACACCAGCCAGCACACCACCTGTAGCAACCTACACACCTGTGGGGATATCAATCGACCTacccaaccagcacaccaatatgcagcaaagctgccagtaataataataatgcagcaTAGCTACTTGTAACAGTAAGCGTGATAAACCACCAGTAATAATCAtcgtgacatagtcaccagtacagtactcCCTTCAAATCATATGCCCATCCTCATGCAGTATGTCATatcataaatattaaatgtaTGCAGCATGCTGTAATCACAACCAGTTTCATAATATCAACACACATCAGTTATCCTATTGCTAGGACATAATAATCATTTTGCcagctaggggtaaaatcgtaaatttTTACCCCTCAGGGGTAATTCGATTGTTTAACCATTATAGGGTCTCGATACCATTAACGACCTCTTAGAGGGTCTTTGGTCAATACAAATAACTCAAATAATCCATATGGCCAAAATAGTGCCAATGGGCCCGAGGCCCATTCCTCAGCCCAAGTGGGTCCACATACTCATGTGGCCCATCTAGTCCCTTTTCAGTCGCGACTATGCGATTTCACAACCCAAACCACAGTCTGGCACCTACGGCACAAATTTGTCTGTGTGGGCCCGCAAGCCCATTGGCCCACACGGCACATCTCGgccctacgaggcccaaaagtAGTGCAAGCCCACGAGTTCGTCGTGGTGACCCCTTCAGTCGTCACCTATAGTGTATGGCTCGATTTACCCAAGATCATTCGCATACTCGAGGAACCTCTCATGCCGTAGTTTCCGCTTTTGATCGATACTGATAGGGGTGCGGTTACACACCTTTTAACGAAACCGCCCAAGTTTCTCAACTACCCAACCTTGTCTCAAGAAATGCGATCTACAACCCTTAGACCACTGATTGAAAACGATCGAACAACTCCTGCCGATCTACTGGATTAACAGTAGATTCTATTAGCAATAAGTATAAAATACAAAGCTTGATACCTATAGTCCAAATAAATCCCAAACTAGAGTTAGAAAGATTTGATATCCAACCGCAACTGACAACTTAGTCTTCTTACCTCAGTGATTAGATCGAATGCCAAAAAGGAATTTGTACACCTTTGAGCATTGAAGGCTCCCCTTTATCTCTTCGAGAGTTAGAATCCAGAGATCCCGAACATGCAAAAGGAGTAGAGAATTAGCATCCCTAACCGAACATTCCACTTGAGAAGGAAGAGAAAGAATAATAAGCACAAGAAAGAACACTTACCCCAAGACCAAACGATAGGCAGAAAAGATGCTGGCGCAATGGATGCTTTTCGGAACTTGATGCTCAAAAGAAGCAAGTGCACAGGAACAAGAGGCATAATAAT belongs to Gossypium arboreum isolate Shixiya-1 chromosome 7, ASM2569848v2, whole genome shotgun sequence and includes:
- the LOC128295412 gene encoding uncharacterized protein LOC128295412, which produces MDGQSERVIQILEDMLRSCALDFRGRPNLVADTESKVKLIRELLKEAFDRQKSYADLKRKGIEYSVGDYVFLKVSPWKKIMRSGWKGKLSPRFIRPYQILMRVGSIAYQLQLPLELEKIHNVFYISLLRRYRSDPSHVVPIEKIEVRPDLTIEEEPVQILERDVKVLRKKSVPLVKVLWRNHGTKKATWEPEESMQH